One Brumimicrobium sp. DNA window includes the following coding sequences:
- a CDS encoding 4'-phosphopantetheinyl transferase superfamily protein, which produces MWQYENISIGEVTIYLLRYERIDLSKLHPFLLPDEIDKITNYGHNLKQEEFAATRILRTQVFGKVPVFYSEIGAPYIKQEGYISISHSYNVVGIAYCKDFLVGLDLEPIREKALLVKHKFLSDSEYQNNDTSSEEEMTKIWSGKEALYKLAGRKKIIFKENLLLQKIIDDTWKGELVFPEAHKEVEMQLIKKDNFIISVNSSPVYEINR; this is translated from the coding sequence GTGTGGCAATATGAAAACATATCTATTGGGGAAGTTACTATCTATCTTTTACGATATGAAAGAATTGACTTGTCTAAGTTACATCCATTTCTCCTTCCAGATGAGATTGATAAAATAACAAATTATGGTCATAACCTAAAACAAGAGGAATTTGCTGCCACTCGCATACTTCGCACTCAAGTATTTGGAAAAGTTCCTGTTTTCTATTCTGAGATTGGAGCTCCATATATTAAGCAAGAAGGATATATTTCTATTTCACATTCTTATAACGTAGTTGGAATTGCTTACTGTAAAGATTTCTTAGTTGGATTAGATTTGGAACCCATTCGAGAGAAAGCATTATTAGTAAAACATAAATTTCTTAGTGACTCAGAATATCAGAATAATGACACCTCATCCGAAGAAGAAATGACAAAAATATGGTCAGGCAAAGAAGCTTTATATAAATTAGCCGGAAGAAAGAAAATAATATTCAAAGAAAATCTCTTGCTACAAAAGATAATTGACGATACTTGGAAAGGAGAATTAGTTTTCCCTGAAGCACATAAAGAAGTAGAAATGCAACTTATAAAAAAAGATAATTTTATAATTTCAGTAAATTCATCTCCCGTATATGAAATTAACAGATAA
- the recA gene encoding recombinase RecA — protein MTKEKVQVDENKLKALQLTMDKLDKVYGKGSVMKLGDEAVEDVDVIPSGSVTLDLALGVGGYPKGRIVEIYGPESSGKTTLAIHAIAEVQKKGGIAAIIDAEHAFDQFYAKKLGVNTKELIISQPDNGEQALEIADNLIRSGAIDLIVVDSVAALTPKAEIEGEMGDSQMGLQARLMSKALRKLTASINKTGTCCIFINQLRDKIGVMFGNPETTTGGNALKFYASVRLDIRRASQIKEGEDVTGNRTKVKVVKNKVAPPFKKAEFDIMYGEGISKVGEIIDLGVDLDIIKKSGSWFSYGDTKLGQGRDAVKLIINDNQELMDELESKIKEALASEKEQA, from the coding sequence ATGACTAAAGAAAAAGTACAAGTTGATGAAAACAAGTTAAAGGCTCTTCAACTTACCATGGACAAACTAGACAAAGTTTACGGAAAAGGTTCCGTGATGAAATTAGGAGATGAAGCAGTTGAGGATGTAGATGTTATCCCATCTGGTTCCGTAACATTAGATCTCGCCCTTGGAGTAGGTGGATATCCTAAAGGAAGAATTGTAGAAATATATGGCCCTGAATCTTCTGGAAAAACAACCTTAGCTATTCACGCTATAGCTGAAGTTCAAAAAAAAGGAGGTATTGCCGCTATAATAGATGCTGAGCATGCTTTTGACCAATTCTATGCTAAGAAATTAGGTGTAAATACGAAAGAGTTAATCATATCTCAACCTGACAATGGAGAACAAGCATTAGAAATTGCTGATAATTTAATTCGTTCCGGAGCAATCGATTTAATAGTCGTTGATTCTGTTGCTGCGCTTACACCAAAAGCAGAAATCGAAGGTGAAATGGGTGATAGTCAAATGGGATTACAGGCTCGTTTGATGTCTAAAGCTTTGCGAAAATTGACTGCTTCCATCAATAAAACAGGTACTTGCTGCATCTTTATTAACCAATTGCGAGACAAAATAGGTGTTATGTTTGGTAATCCTGAAACTACAACAGGAGGAAACGCTCTAAAGTTCTATGCTTCAGTGCGTTTAGATATCCGAAGAGCAAGCCAAATTAAAGAGGGAGAAGACGTAACTGGTAACCGCACTAAAGTAAAGGTGGTAAAGAACAAAGTAGCTCCTCCATTTAAAAAAGCCGAATTTGATATTATGTATGGAGAAGGGATTTCTAAAGTAGGAGAAATTATTGATTTAGGTGTTGATTTAGATATTATCAAAAAAAGTGGATCTTGGTTCTCTTATGGCGATACCAAATTAGGTCAAGGACGTGATGCTGTAAAACTTATTATTAATGATAATCAAGAATTAATGGACGAATTGGAATCCAAGATTAAAGAAGCTCTTGCTTCTGAAAAAGAGCAAGCGTAA
- a CDS encoding PKD domain-containing protein gives MNFLKSRKLTTRHILIWLMLVCFHQVTTAQIDTIFWFSAPEISASLGDNPISLRILSYDNPSTVTISQPANGSFTPIVISLPAHSVQSVDLTPFIASIESPSANTIANTGLKISATERISAYYEVNAANNREIFSLKGSKALGIDFYTPFQNFWKSGATTPASFSSVDIVATQNNTTVLITPKTAIVGHAANVTYSITLNAGQTYSIRETNITNPTKLSGSIVSANKPIAITLHSGALNNAGCLSTMGDQITNSSYLGKNHIVQRGTTKNDRVYVMAIENGTTITFTNSTTSSTLINWGETKEYVLSTENLNYIQTNKPVYVWHAKGFGCNVSGAQVAPLYCAGEYSTSFSRNTTDSIGVMLTVRNGFQNAFKLNGNASLIPASAFNVVPGTANEFVAATIYFSITQVPLNSYNEVTNTGDIFGMAVTTGGSGAGGSYAYLSEFASIPFVTAGPDATICANSTLNLNGIVGGGSVTGKWSGTGFGSFQNPMTDLNNVYIPSDLDTLISPISLILTSTGPCSVRKDTILLTVQPAPLVNASVDQIVCVNNSEVQLNGAVSGGASTGIWTTSGTGSFLPNATTLNAKYIPTPADITNGSVTLNLTSTNAGICQNESDFMTITFSSGPSVNAGPDTLYVCSNNADVNLVGSVSGNTTTGKWSTSGNGIFSPDNSNMMTTYQSTTNDVNQGQVWIYLTSTNNGTCLKVVDSLLVQYTPAPVVDAGLNITACSNTNEVNLNGTVSGPTTTGQWSGGLGTFSPDDQSLNATYYPTAAEISNGTITLTLTTTNNAGCNSVSDIVKVVYVQPPFVNFNYTEECAGVASVFTDFSLPINGTLTNWNWDFGDGATATTNNANHAYNTKGTYSVTLIATNSYGCSDTVVKNVNAFESPVADFDYTLTCTDNDFFVAFTDQSTYDQNPINFWFYDYGGQGSAAVKDPTKYFFTPGDYTITHIVRNIPGCSDTIQKTITIPHKPKAGFYYNTSNGLNIGATFNFIDTSSYADSWFWTFGDGKTSTSTNTSNVYMANGTYTVTQVVYNTYGCTDTVSKVLIINTAKTEVSDLIPNAISPNGDGENDVWKLDFIQTYYPNATVDIFNQWGQLLFSSVGYKIPWNGTYHGEFVPDGTYFYIINLNDGKEDSLFKGTLLVLKNGN, from the coding sequence ATGAATTTTTTAAAATCAAGAAAACTAACCACTCGCCATATACTTATATGGTTGATGTTGGTATGTTTCCACCAAGTTACTACAGCGCAGATAGACACTATTTTTTGGTTCTCTGCCCCTGAAATTAGTGCATCTTTAGGAGATAACCCAATTTCTTTACGCATCTTGAGTTATGATAATCCCTCTACAGTTACTATTTCACAACCTGCAAATGGAAGTTTTACTCCTATTGTAATAAGTTTACCTGCACATAGTGTACAAAGTGTAGATTTAACTCCCTTTATAGCAAGCATTGAAAGTCCGTCTGCTAATACAATTGCTAATACAGGATTAAAAATTTCTGCCACAGAAAGAATTAGTGCTTATTATGAAGTAAATGCAGCAAATAATAGAGAAATATTCTCTCTAAAAGGAAGTAAAGCACTTGGAATTGATTTTTATACTCCGTTCCAAAATTTCTGGAAAAGCGGTGCTACTACGCCTGCTTCTTTCTCTTCTGTAGATATTGTAGCTACTCAAAATAATACCACTGTGTTAATTACTCCCAAAACTGCTATTGTTGGTCATGCTGCCAACGTAACATATAGCATTACATTAAATGCAGGTCAAACTTATAGCATACGCGAAACAAATATTACAAATCCTACTAAATTATCAGGATCTATTGTTTCGGCAAATAAACCAATTGCAATTACTTTACATAGTGGAGCGCTTAATAATGCAGGATGTTTAAGCACCATGGGTGACCAAATCACCAATTCAAGTTATCTTGGGAAAAATCATATAGTTCAAAGAGGAACTACAAAAAATGATAGAGTGTATGTGATGGCTATTGAGAATGGTACTACTATTACATTTACCAACTCAACTACATCTTCAACATTAATTAATTGGGGAGAGACAAAAGAATATGTTCTTTCAACCGAGAATTTGAATTATATTCAAACAAACAAGCCTGTATATGTATGGCATGCTAAAGGCTTTGGCTGTAATGTGAGTGGAGCACAAGTTGCACCTTTGTATTGTGCTGGTGAATATTCAACATCATTTTCTAGAAATACAACTGACTCTATTGGAGTTATGTTAACTGTTCGAAATGGTTTTCAAAATGCATTTAAATTAAATGGGAATGCTTCTTTAATTCCTGCCTCTGCTTTTAATGTTGTTCCAGGAACTGCAAATGAGTTTGTTGCGGCAACTATTTATTTCTCTATAACTCAGGTTCCATTAAATAGTTATAATGAGGTAACAAATACAGGTGATATTTTCGGAATGGCTGTAACCACTGGTGGTAGTGGTGCAGGTGGATCATATGCCTACTTATCTGAATTTGCTTCAATTCCTTTTGTAACCGCAGGCCCAGATGCTACAATTTGTGCAAACTCTACATTGAATCTCAATGGTATTGTAGGTGGAGGTTCTGTAACCGGAAAATGGTCTGGTACTGGTTTTGGAAGTTTCCAAAACCCAATGACAGATTTGAATAACGTATATATTCCTAGTGATTTGGATACTTTGATAAGCCCAATTAGTCTGATTCTTACATCTACAGGGCCTTGTTCCGTTAGGAAAGACACCATCTTATTAACGGTTCAGCCTGCTCCGCTTGTTAATGCTAGTGTAGATCAGATTGTATGTGTGAATAATTCAGAAGTTCAATTAAATGGTGCTGTGAGTGGTGGCGCTAGTACGGGTATTTGGACTACATCAGGTACAGGATCTTTTTTACCAAATGCTACAACTCTCAATGCGAAATATATCCCAACACCTGCTGATATCACGAATGGTTCCGTAACTCTGAATTTAACTTCTACTAATGCAGGTATCTGTCAGAATGAATCAGATTTTATGACAATAACTTTCTCTTCTGGTCCTTCTGTAAATGCAGGGCCAGATACGTTATATGTTTGCTCTAATAATGCGGATGTTAATTTAGTGGGTAGTGTTTCTGGAAATACAACTACAGGTAAATGGTCAACTTCAGGAAATGGCATATTCTCCCCCGATAATTCAAACATGATGACCACTTATCAGTCAACAACAAACGATGTAAATCAAGGACAAGTATGGATATATTTGACTTCTACAAATAATGGAACTTGTTTGAAAGTAGTGGATAGTCTGTTGGTTCAATATACTCCAGCTCCAGTTGTAGATGCTGGATTAAATATTACAGCTTGTTCGAATACAAATGAAGTAAATTTGAATGGAACTGTTTCAGGTCCAACAACAACGGGTCAATGGTCTGGAGGATTAGGTACTTTTTCTCCTGATGACCAAAGTTTGAATGCTACATATTACCCTACTGCTGCTGAAATTAGTAATGGAACTATTACGCTGACTTTAACTACTACTAACAATGCGGGATGTAATTCAGTTTCTGATATTGTGAAAGTAGTATATGTTCAACCTCCTTTTGTCAATTTTAATTATACTGAAGAATGTGCTGGTGTTGCTAGTGTATTTACTGATTTTTCTTTGCCAATAAATGGTACCTTAACAAATTGGAATTGGGATTTTGGAGATGGCGCAACAGCTACTACCAATAATGCAAATCATGCTTACAATACAAAAGGTACGTATAGTGTTACCTTAATTGCTACAAATAGTTATGGTTGTTCTGATACAGTTGTAAAAAATGTAAATGCTTTTGAATCTCCAGTTGCTGACTTTGATTATACGCTAACTTGTACCGATAACGATTTCTTTGTAGCATTCACAGATCAATCAACTTATGATCAAAATCCAATCAATTTCTGGTTTTATGATTATGGAGGACAAGGTTCAGCAGCTGTTAAAGATCCGACCAAATATTTCTTTACGCCAGGAGATTATACTATTACACACATTGTAAGAAATATTCCAGGTTGTTCGGATACTATCCAAAAGACAATTACAATCCCGCATAAGCCTAAAGCTGGATTCTACTACAATACATCAAATGGACTAAATATTGGTGCAACATTTAACTTTATTGATACATCTTCTTATGCAGATTCTTGGTTCTGGACTTTTGGAGATGGAAAGACATCTACTTCTACTAATACAAGTAATGTATATATGGCAAACGGTACTTATACAGTGACACAAGTTGTGTATAATACGTACGGATGTACAGATACGGTTAGTAAAGTATTGATTATAAATACAGCTAAAACTGAAGTGAGTGACTTGATTCCAAACGCCATTTCTCCTAATGGCGACGGAGAAAATGATGTATGGAAATTAGATTTCATTCAA
- the lepA gene encoding translation elongation factor 4 yields the protein MKNIRNFCIIAHIDHGKSTLADRLLQITGTISAREMQNQALDDMDLERERGITIKSKAIQMNYEFEGEKYVLNLIDTPGHVDFSYEVSRSIAACEGALLIVDATQGIEAQTISNLYLALEHDLEIIPILNKMDLPSASPEEVTDQIIDLIGCSPEDVIPASGKTGLGVDKILEAVIRRIPAPKGNSEAPLQAMIFDSVFNSYRGIIAYFRVLNGVIKQGQRIKFMNTGEDYIADEVGVLKMNLLPKKEIRAGDVGYMVSGIKNAKEVKVGDTITTLENPCGEAVKGFEDVKPMVFAGIYPVDTEDFEELRYSMEKLQLNDSSLVYEPESSAALGFGFRCGFLGMLHMEIIQERLEREFGMTVITTVPNVSYYCYTRKEPTKGVVVNNPSELPDPSSIEFIEEPFIKAQVITKSDYVGQVMTLCVEKRGQLKNQVYLTQDRVEITFDMPLAEIVFDFYDRLKSVSKGYASFDYSPTGYRKSDLVKLDILLNHEQVDALSSLVHRSNSFDLGKKICEKLKELIPRQQFEIPIQASIGAKIIARETIKALRKDVTAKCYGGDITRKRKLLQKQKEGKKRMRQVGRVEIPQEAFLAVLKLND from the coding sequence ATGAAGAACATCCGTAATTTTTGTATCATTGCTCATATTGACCATGGAAAAAGTACATTGGCAGATCGTCTTTTGCAGATTACCGGTACAATCTCTGCGCGCGAAATGCAGAACCAGGCCTTAGATGATATGGATTTGGAGAGGGAGCGAGGGATTACTATTAAGAGTAAGGCCATACAAATGAATTATGAATTTGAGGGGGAGAAATATGTGTTGAACTTGATTGACACCCCGGGACACGTTGATTTTTCATACGAAGTGTCACGCTCCATTGCTGCCTGTGAGGGGGCTTTGTTGATCGTAGATGCAACTCAGGGGATAGAGGCTCAAACAATTTCTAACTTATATTTAGCTCTGGAACACGACTTAGAAATTATTCCTATCTTAAATAAAATGGACTTGCCTAGTGCTTCTCCGGAAGAAGTAACGGATCAAATTATTGACTTAATTGGATGTAGTCCGGAGGATGTAATTCCTGCTTCTGGAAAAACGGGATTAGGTGTAGATAAAATTTTAGAAGCAGTTATCCGTAGAATCCCTGCACCAAAGGGAAATTCAGAAGCGCCTCTTCAAGCCATGATATTTGACTCTGTATTCAACTCTTATAGAGGGATTATTGCCTATTTCCGTGTGTTAAACGGTGTGATTAAACAAGGACAACGTATTAAGTTTATGAATACCGGAGAAGATTATATTGCAGATGAAGTGGGCGTTTTAAAAATGAATCTTTTACCTAAAAAAGAAATTAGAGCGGGAGATGTGGGATACATGGTTTCTGGAATTAAAAATGCAAAAGAGGTTAAGGTAGGGGATACTATTACAACTTTGGAGAACCCTTGTGGTGAAGCTGTAAAAGGATTTGAAGACGTGAAACCTATGGTGTTTGCTGGAATTTATCCTGTGGATACGGAAGATTTTGAAGAATTGAGATACTCGATGGAAAAATTACAATTGAATGATTCTTCATTGGTGTATGAACCAGAGTCTTCTGCTGCTCTAGGTTTCGGATTTCGTTGTGGTTTCTTGGGAATGTTACATATGGAGATTATCCAAGAACGTTTAGAAAGAGAGTTTGGAATGACAGTGATTACAACTGTACCTAACGTTTCATATTATTGTTATACGCGCAAAGAGCCAACCAAAGGAGTTGTAGTGAACAATCCTTCCGAACTGCCGGATCCATCTTCTATTGAGTTTATTGAAGAGCCCTTTATCAAAGCACAGGTGATTACTAAATCGGATTATGTTGGACAAGTTATGACACTTTGTGTTGAAAAAAGAGGCCAACTTAAAAATCAAGTGTATTTGACCCAAGATCGTGTCGAGATTACATTTGATATGCCTTTAGCAGAGATTGTATTTGATTTCTACGATCGATTAAAGTCCGTTTCCAAAGGTTATGCATCTTTTGACTATTCACCAACTGGGTATCGGAAATCTGATTTAGTTAAACTAGACATTCTGTTGAATCACGAACAAGTAGATGCTTTATCTTCCCTTGTACATAGGAGTAATTCATTTGATTTAGGAAAAAAGATTTGTGAAAAATTAAAAGAATTAATCCCACGTCAACAGTTTGAGATTCCTATTCAAGCAAGTATTGGCGCTAAAATTATTGCTAGAGAAACAATAAAGGCACTTCGTAAAGATGTAACAGCTAAATGTTATGGAGGAGATATTACGCGTAAGCGAAAGTTATTACAGAAACAAAAAGAAGGAAAGAAACGTATGCGTCAAGTGGGGCGTGTCGAAATTCCTCAAGAAGCTTTCTTGGCAGTATTAAAATTGAATGATTAA
- a CDS encoding geranylgeranylglyceryl/heptaprenylglyceryl phosphate synthase, producing MKLTDKIYTKFRSAVGQIAVLIDPEKTNTLEVLTPIIQKAEFAKIDYFFIGGSSVSKEDFQSTIHLLRSLTSIPIIIFPGDHQQISKEADALLYLSLLSGRNPEYLIGQHVKSAQEVLALPLEIIPTAYILIDGGVYSSTSYISQTTPIPHDNETIALNTAIAGTLQGKKVVYFDAGSGAKHTINPHLIQKLKSELDTVVIVGGGIRDVAHIESFTKAGANIVVIGNRIEEDIDFLLDIHHFTEKRS from the coding sequence ATGAAATTAACAGATAAGATATATACTAAATTCAGATCTGCCGTTGGTCAAATTGCGGTGTTAATTGATCCCGAAAAGACAAATACTTTAGAGGTATTAACACCTATCATTCAAAAGGCTGAATTTGCTAAGATAGATTATTTCTTTATTGGAGGGAGTTCTGTGTCCAAAGAGGATTTTCAATCTACTATTCACCTACTGCGTTCCTTAACGTCTATTCCAATCATTATTTTCCCAGGTGATCATCAGCAAATATCTAAAGAAGCAGACGCATTACTTTATTTAAGTCTCTTGTCTGGAAGAAACCCAGAATATTTAATTGGGCAACATGTAAAAAGTGCTCAAGAAGTATTAGCGTTGCCACTAGAAATTATTCCAACAGCATACATACTTATAGACGGAGGAGTTTACTCTTCAACCTCCTATATCAGTCAAACTACACCTATTCCGCATGATAATGAGACAATAGCATTAAACACTGCAATTGCTGGCACATTACAAGGTAAGAAAGTAGTATATTTCGATGCAGGGAGTGGAGCTAAACACACCATAAATCCGCATCTCATCCAAAAATTAAAATCTGAGTTAGACACCGTTGTCATTGTAGGAGGGGGAATACGAGATGTTGCTCATATAGAATCTTTTACAAAAGCAGGTGCAAATATTGTGGTAATAGGAAATCGGATTGAAGAAGACATTGATTTCTTATTGGACATACACCATTTTACAGAAAAGCGAAGCTAA
- a CDS encoding endo alpha-1,4 polygalactosaminidase, which yields MNKLIYLIILLSFFTACSKEKKTNKAAEKMQEFVINISKAAKMHNPHFIVIPQNGIELCYGQADIANGMNFQYTNAIDGVGMEELLYKGYKEAIDERLDMTRDVYKNYKSILVSDYTETETNYTNSVQINEAEGFICYPRRGNNYDYAYIQPIPNGENADDITALHMAKNYLYLISDNQFSSKSAFLDSIKNTNYDVVIIDLFFKGNQLSYGDVESLKTKKNGAKRLVISYMNIGSAEKYRYYWKDTWKVHKPAWLKKEYDGYPDEIWVEFWKSAWQEIIYNNSDSYLKRVLKSGFDGVYLDNVEAYYFLYNE from the coding sequence ATGAACAAATTAATCTACTTAATCATTTTATTATCCTTTTTTACAGCTTGCTCGAAAGAGAAGAAAACAAATAAGGCAGCCGAAAAAATGCAGGAATTTGTAATCAATATTTCTAAAGCTGCTAAGATGCATAATCCTCATTTTATTGTTATCCCTCAAAATGGAATAGAATTGTGTTATGGTCAGGCAGATATTGCTAATGGAATGAATTTCCAATATACAAATGCTATTGATGGCGTAGGAATGGAAGAACTTCTTTACAAAGGTTACAAAGAAGCAATAGATGAACGATTAGACATGACTCGTGATGTGTATAAGAACTATAAATCTATTTTAGTTTCTGATTACACAGAAACGGAAACGAACTACACCAACTCGGTTCAAATAAATGAAGCGGAAGGATTTATCTGTTATCCTCGAAGAGGAAATAATTACGACTATGCATACATACAACCCATTCCAAATGGAGAAAATGCAGATGATATAACAGCACTTCACATGGCCAAAAACTATCTATATCTTATTAGTGATAATCAGTTTTCATCGAAGTCTGCCTTTTTAGATAGCATTAAGAATACAAACTATGATGTAGTAATTATTGATTTGTTTTTTAAAGGGAATCAACTCTCCTATGGAGATGTAGAATCCTTAAAAACCAAGAAGAACGGAGCGAAACGATTGGTAATCTCTTATATGAATATTGGCTCAGCAGAGAAATACAGATATTATTGGAAAGATACTTGGAAAGTACATAAACCCGCTTGGCTAAAGAAAGAATACGATGGATATCCAGACGAGATATGGGTCGAATTTTGGAAATCAGCGTGGCAAGAAATCATATATAATAACTCAGATTCTTACCTTAAGAGAGTATTGAAATCTGGCTTTGATGGTGTTTATTTAGATAATGTGGAAGCATATTACTTTCTTTATAATGAATAA
- a CDS encoding LysE family translocator — MDGVLAGLILKGIVTGLILSVMLGPAFFLLLETSIKKGIRAAITFDAGVLTADIIYIIIAYLFIQQVEELSQGENNILIRIIGGTLFLVYGYITFSKKVQPMELKKELSGDTNAKDYWVLYIKGLLLNIANPLIIFYWFSVMAFGHSGSDYILSGWNMFLYLSVVLGTFWIIDVLKIFGAKKLRPFITMSLLASLNKIIGVILMAFGAFLVINSIVVWLRFYQ; from the coding sequence ATGGATGGTGTATTAGCAGGTCTTATCTTAAAAGGAATTGTCACTGGTTTAATACTAAGTGTTATGCTGGGACCTGCTTTTTTTCTCTTACTTGAAACAAGTATTAAGAAAGGAATACGTGCAGCTATAACCTTTGATGCAGGGGTATTAACTGCGGATATCATATACATCATTATAGCCTATTTGTTTATTCAACAAGTTGAAGAATTATCTCAAGGGGAAAATAACATTTTGATCCGAATTATTGGCGGTACATTATTCCTTGTTTATGGATATATAACCTTTAGTAAAAAGGTGCAACCGATGGAATTGAAAAAGGAATTAAGTGGAGATACAAATGCAAAAGATTATTGGGTGCTTTATATTAAAGGATTGTTGTTGAATATCGCTAACCCCTTAATTATCTTTTATTGGTTTTCAGTTATGGCCTTTGGTCATTCGGGATCAGATTATATATTATCAGGATGGAATATGTTCCTATATTTATCCGTTGTACTTGGAACATTCTGGATAATAGATGTATTGAAGATTTTTGGAGCAAAGAAGTTAAGGCCTTTTATCACTATGAGTCTGCTAGCTTCACTCAATAAAATAATAGGAGTCATTTTAATGGCATTTGGCGCATTCCTTGTAATTAATAGTATAGTAGTGTGGTTGCGATTCTACCAATAA
- the bcp gene encoding thioredoxin-dependent thiol peroxidase, with protein sequence MITLKKGDKAPDFTAQDQEGRVIKLSDYIGKRVALYFYPKDMTPGCTNQACSIRDGFSALKKEGIIVLGVSADDEKKHQRFIEKYNLPFTLIADTDKKVIQLYGVWGPKSFMGKKYDGLHRTTFLINEDGTIHAIITKPNTKNHSEEIIEKFK encoded by the coding sequence ATGATTACATTAAAAAAAGGAGATAAGGCGCCTGACTTTACCGCGCAAGATCAAGAAGGTCGTGTGATAAAACTTTCAGATTATATAGGTAAAAGAGTAGCACTCTATTTTTATCCAAAAGATATGACACCTGGATGCACGAATCAGGCTTGTAGTATAAGAGACGGATTTTCTGCACTTAAAAAAGAAGGGATCATTGTATTGGGAGTTAGTGCCGATGATGAAAAAAAACATCAAAGATTTATTGAAAAATATAACTTACCTTTTACATTGATTGCGGATACTGACAAGAAAGTCATCCAATTATATGGTGTTTGGGGACCCAAATCATTTATGGGAAAAAAATACGATGGTTTACATCGAACGACCTTCTTAATAAATGAAGACGGAACAATTCATGCTATTATAACTAAGCCCAATACCAAAAATCATTCAGAAGAAATTATAGAAAAATTTAAATAA